The following are from one region of the Gemmatimonadota bacterium genome:
- a CDS encoding BMC domain-containing protein, translating into MKPALGLIETLGFVGVAEAADAATKAAAVELSAVEQIEGGIISIRVLGDVGAVQAAVEAGVQAAQQVGTLVAHHVIPNPHEDLVDVFGLVEKEDEIDEANEEDLENLPVHRLRQIARETPGINIQGREISRANRAQLLSELRSVKRNQTDA; encoded by the coding sequence ATGAAACCTGCCCTCGGACTTATTGAAACGCTGGGTTTTGTCGGCGTTGCAGAAGCTGCCGATGCAGCAACCAAAGCAGCGGCTGTTGAGTTGTCTGCTGTTGAACAAATAGAAGGTGGTATTATTTCGATTCGCGTTTTAGGCGATGTTGGCGCAGTGCAGGCTGCGGTTGAAGCTGGTGTACAGGCTGCGCAACAGGTGGGCACTCTGGTGGCACATCACGTGATTCCCAATCCACACGAAGATCTCGTCGATGTTTTTGGGTTGGTGGAAAAAGAGGATGAAATAGACGAAGCGAACGAAGAGGATCTCGAAAATCTGCCGGTACATCGCCTGCGCCAGATTGCTCGTGAAACCCCGGGTATTAATATTCAGGGGCGGGAGATTTCACGCGCAAATCGAGCGCAATTGCTGTCCGAACTTCGCAGTGTAAAAAGAAATCAAACTGACGCTTAA